Proteins co-encoded in one Perca flavescens isolate YP-PL-M2 chromosome 11, PFLA_1.0, whole genome shotgun sequence genomic window:
- the LOC114564395 gene encoding uncharacterized protein LOC114564395, translating into MQKQGQMSLFGQARKCLCGFHTQKAAAGQHTEAPSPVQGIVAQHTATAGLVQATVGQQSAALGLGVPGAVGHKQRPSMNLSMFTKPRFGGAHLDAAKPNLSKARPRIATQTQVNDPTDERASSSANIAVSAPESQTVSASAPVLSPVAVCATVSTADSRTETPEAVTSLPRLWSEGLPPEDHKWILKTVMKVGPKGKLKLQDHLKLWFFPPQPSPLYHQAPAPDRFFSHPLLVWMPYKLWKVKVVCPNPVCGQHQLTKRRAAQEGTTGPGCGQDLQYGDRDSNLHQM; encoded by the exons ATGCAAAAACAAGGACAAATGTCCTTGTTTGGCCAAGCGAGGAAGTGTCTGTGTGGATTCCACACTCAGAAG GCAGCAGCAGGGCAGCACACTGAAGCACCGAGTCCGGTGCAAGGCATTGTGGCCCAACACACTGCAACAGCGGGTCTGGTCCAAGCGACTGTGGGTCAGCAGAGTGCAGCACTGGGACTGGGAGTGCCGGGGGCGGTGGGCCATAAGCAGCGACCATCAATGAATTTGTCAATG TTTACAAAGCCAAGATTTGGTGGAGCTCATCTTGATGCGGCAAAGCCAAATCTAAGTAAAGCCAGGCCCAGAATAGCAACCCAG ACCCAAGTCAACGACCCCACCGACGAAAGGGCCAGTTCCTCAGCCAACATTGCTGTCTCA GCTCCAGAGTCTCAGACAGTTTCAGCTTCAGCACCTGTCCTCAGTCCAGTAGCAGTGTGTGCCACTGTGTCC ACTGCTGACTCCAGGACAGAGACACCTGAAGCTGTAACATCGCTGCCCCGTTTGTGGTCAGAGGGCTTGCCCCCTGAAGACCACAAATGGATTTTAAAGACAGTGATGAAGGTGGGGCCCAAGGGAAAACTGAAGCTTCAAGACCACCTGAAGCTCTGGTTCTTTCCCCCACAACCAAGCCCTCTCTACCACCAGGCTCCTGCTCCCGACCGCTTTTTTTCGCATCCACTTCTTGTCTGGATGCCCTACAAGTTGTGGAAAGTGAAGGTGGTCTGTCCCAACCCTGTCTGTGGACAGCATCAGCTCACAAAAAGGCGGGCTGCACAAGAGGGCACGACAGGTCCTGGATGTGGACAGGATCTACAATATGGTGACAGAGACTCTAACCTGCACCAAATGTAG